The DNA region TGGCGTAAAGTCGCCGCAGCTTCTACAATTGGCGAAGGAATCGTATCCCTACAGAGTTGCTCGCGGCAGAAGGTGGTCGAAATAGATCACTGGCGAGGTTAAGGAAGCGCATGAAGTTGAGCAGGATTGGCCGGATTTCAATGGCCTTGGTAGTGTCCGTAGCGATGGGTCTGGGCATGACGGCGTGCGGTGGAGGCACCGTCGGTTTCATGTGGGTTCTTGGCACGCAGTATAACCAGATCGCCGGTTTCAAGATCGACGACTACACGGGTAATCTGACAAACATCCCGCACGAGCCGTTCACCTCCGGCGGGGCAAATCCTGTCTCGCTCGTCGTGAGTCCGGGCGGTCGTTATCTTTATGTGGTCAACGAAGGTGTTACTCCGACCTCGGGTAATACGTCGGGAACGCAGCAGTGCGGCACCAATGGTAGCGGCGTTGCTGAATTCAGCATCGGCGGCGATGGTGTCCTGACCTTCCAGCAGTGCTTTGCGAGCCAGGGCTCCATGCCGGTCTGGGCACAGATGGACAGCACTGGGGGTTTTCTGTATGTTCTCGACCAGCAGGCGCCTAACGCTGTCTGCGGTGTGAATGCTACGCCCGGTTCCTGCGTGGGCGACATCACCGTATTCTCGGTCGCCAATGACACCGGTCGCCTGACGCTCGTGCCGAACAAGCAGATCAAGAACGCGGATGGAACGCAGCTCACCTACTTCCCGGTCGGCAATACTCCGATCATGATGAAGGCCGCTGGCGGAGGCTGCCTGTTTACGGTGGACTCTGGCGACCAGACTGTCTTCCCTTACTCGATCGGAGCCGGTGGCCAGTTGACACTGCCCAGCAACACGACGATTCAAACCAATGCCGGACGTCTGACATCGATCAACGCGGGCAGCAGCGCGGATGTCTATCTGACAGATGCAGCACCCGACGCCAACAGCCCGGGCGGTTACATTCTGCCTTATACCGTCGGCAGCGGTTGCTCTCTGAACACGGTGACCGGCGGCAAAGTGGCGAATCTGGCACAGACGTCGAATCCCGTCTTCTCGATGTATGCAGCGGGCAGCAGCAGCAATTATCTCTACGTTGCCAACCAGTCGACGACGAACTCAAATGCTCCTGCGTATAGCTCGATCTCGGCATTCAGCATTGACAAGACGACTGGCAAGCTTCAGATGATTGCGAATACGCAGGGAAACAATCCGTATCCCGTCGGCTCCGGACCGGTGTGTATGGTCGAAGATCCATCGAGCCAATACGTTTACACCTCGAACAACGTAGATGGCACGGTTACGGGATTCAGCCTGGACAAGAGTACCGGTCAACTCTCAAATCTGAGGAGAGGCTCGAAGTTCACGGCGACAGGGTTGGCGACTTGCCTCGCGGTAAGCGGAAACGTTAATTAGCTGGCAGCATTCCAGCTAAAGACTCAGGACAGGGTGTCTGTACGAGCCCTGAGTTTTTTGAAACAGCAGAAGCGGGCGGAAACGATCTGCCCCGGAGCCAGGTAAGCATGAAGTTGAATAACATCGGCCGTGGAGCACTGGCCTCGATTTTGTCTCTTGCAGTTGGTCTTGGCGTAACGGCGTGCAGCCGCGACTATACGTTGGCGTACGTCTATGTAACGACCGCAGCGCCTCTTTCCGCCGGATCATCGACCGACGGTGGCGTGAGCGCCTTTGCCGTCGACTATCAATCCGGCGCACTGACACCGTTGGCCGACTCGCCGATTCCGGCAGGCAAGAAGCCGGTGACGCTGGTTGCCGGCCCTGCCAGCGCGAATGGCCAGTTTATCTATGTGGTCAATCATGACGACTCGACCGTGATGGAGTTCTCCATCGGCACGGACGGCAAGCTGTATCTGAAGAACACCTACAACACGACCGGCAGCCTGCCCACGGCAGCGGCCATCGATGCTGCGGGCACCTTCCTGTACGTGACCAATACCTACCAGAACGGGCCGAACAACACCCAGTTGTATACGCCTGCCTCTCCCGGGCCGGGCAGCGTGACGATCTTCCCCATCAACAAGGATGGCAGCCTGGGCACTCCGGCGACTCAGAACGTCGGCAACCTTCCGGTTGCGATTGTGGCCAGCAAGCTCAGCAACTACGTCTATGTGCTGGATCAGGAGAATGCCACGACCAGCCCGCTGGGCGTTATCCTTGGCTACTCTGAAAACAGTTCCAACGGTGCGCTTACGCCGACGGCCGGCGGTACTGTTGTGTTGAACGGTGTTACGGTCGGCAATGGCTATCCTGCGGGCACTACGCCGAGCGCGATTGCAGAGGATCCCTCCGCACGGTTCGTTTACGTCACTGATAAGGCCACCAACCAGCTCTATGGATACCTGACCGGGACTGGTGGCGCGCTTACCACGATGACCAACGGGCCGTTCAGCACAGGGACGTTCCCAGTCAGCGTTACGATTGACCCGCGCGGCAAATACATGTATGTGGCGAACTACAACGACAACACTGTAAGCGCCTATGCGATCGACGTTGCTACGGGAGCCCCGGTAAGCTCTACCGGTTCGGCCACGACAAACGTTGGAACAACCCCGACCTGTATCGCAATCGAACCGGCAAAGGGCCAGTATCTGTACGTCTCGAACTACCTGGACGGAACGATTACGGGCGAATCGCTTAATTCGCATAACGGCGGGTTGACCGCAGTACAGAACACTCCCTTCCCTTCTTCCGGCCTGCCAACCTGCGCAGTGGCCGTGGCGAACGGATCGTACGGTCATCCTAATCAGATCATCAACCCCTAAGACAGTGCTGTTGCTTTACAAAAAGCCCCGCGATTGCGGGGCTTTTTGTTGCCCTATGGCGATTGAACTTATCTTGTGATGGCTTGATTAGCTGCGGAAAGATCCGTACGCGAATAGAACTGTCCACCGGGGCTGAAGCCCCTTTTCCAGCAGGGCACCTGAGGCAGGGCTGAAACCGTGCCCTTAAGCGAGCCGGGCCTTTTCCAGCTGATTCATTCGCTGCGCTGGCTTGCAGGGTGGGGAGGATGGCGGTTTCGGGGTGGGCTGACGGTGTTGGAACGCATGTCCCGGAGGTGGGGGAGGGGGCACCCGGCTTTGTTTGTGGTGCTTCGGCCGGGGTGCTGGTGGGTTCGGCGGCTTCGCTGACCTCGGCGACGGGGGCGAGGACGCCGAAGCGCGGGTCGGCGATGACCTCTTCGATGGGCTGGTCTTCGTGTTGGGCATCGCCCGCTTTGGGCAGGTTGAGGCTGGCGATCTGCAGGCCGTAGAGCAGCAACCCGGCGGTTTTGGCGTGCAGGCTGCCGCTGGCGATGCGTTGCAGGACCTCGGCGATGGCGGCAAGGACGCTGCTGCGGTCTTCGAGCGGGGGAAGTTCAAAATCGAGGTGGTTGCGGCGTTCGCGGAGGAGCGTGGCGCCGCCGCGGGTGGTGTGGTGGTAGTAGCAGAAATCTTCTCCGCGCAGGGCTGGGCTGCCGCAGCGGTGCCCGTCAAGGAAGATATGGCGGCACTTGTAACGCTTTGCTGTGGCGATGGTTGTGTCGGTGGTAGTTGCGACGATCTGAGCTGACATGGTGGTATCCCCCCTGTACTTAAGTCCTAAAGTATTCAAAAGAAATGGCCTACCTGCGGACTTCGTGGTAGACCCGTTAAATGCGAAAGCCCGGCTTCGAGGCCGGGCTACTGATTTGCTGCATTGAGTTTAATTGTAGTGGATCAGGTATAACTCTTTTGCAATTTTATGTTATTGATGATGCAGGAGTTATGCGATTTAGGACTTGACAAGGTTTTCCACAGGAGGGATTTCGATCCCGAGCTTGGGGGGGCTCGTTGGGAAAAAAAGCAACGACAATTGCAAACGCAGATCCTCTGCCTTTGGCGAAGGATGACAATCTGAAATAAGGGCAGCTACCACAACCTTAAATAGGTCATAGCAAGCATAAGGGCGAAATCAAGTCCTCAAGTCCTTTGATTGTCAGGATGCGGGCTGAGGGGCTCGGGGCTTGGTCGAAAAACGGTTGAGGATGGCGCGGCGGGCTGGGTTTTCGACGAAGCGGAAGGCGGCGAGCGAGAATAGGATCACGAAGGCGTAGGAGAACCAAGGGTCGAGCGCAGAGAGATGCAGGTGCGCCGAGAGGTGGTATTTGCGGATGAGGATCAGCACGTTGAAGTGGAGCAGGTAGAGGCAATAGCTGCTCTCGCCGACGATCAGCAGAGGGCGGCACGCGAATGCGGCGGATATGGGGTTCGATCCGCTGAGGCCGATGACGAGCGCGGCGAAGAGAGGGATGAGCAGGCCGCCATGCATCATCAGGTAAGGAAGGTCCGAGACGAATCCGTAGAAGACCACGAGAAGGGCCGCGACGCTGGCGGTGGCGATGGCAAAGCGCTGTCGGTCGGTGAGAGAGAGGACATGTTGAAGTTTGCCCAGGACGACGCCGACGAGGAAAGTGCAGGTGTAGGGCAGCGGAGTGTATTTGAGGAAGCGCACCAGGTAGGTGGAGGTATAGCGCGTGACCGGACCGGCGAGGTGGTCGGGGTTGAGGTAGAGATAGAGGCTGTGGGGGACCATCCCGATGGCCCAGATGGCGAGCAGAAGGGCGATGAGGCGGCCTGCGGTTTTGGGCCAGGGGATGCGGATCAGCCAGGGGAAGGCGGCGTAGAGCATGACCTCGCAGGAGAGTGTCCAGGCAACGGTGTTCCAGAAGGTGGCGAGGTTGGGACTCCAGCCCTGGAGGAGGAAGGGGGTAAGGACAATTCCCTTCCAGAACTCGGCGTGGCTGCGGGCAGTCCACTCGTCATCGAGCATCTTCAGGGAGACGATGAGGGCGAGCAGGTAGATGGGGTAGAGACGGGCGAAGCGAGCGACCCAGAAGTTTCGCTTGTTCAGGGTGGCGGCGCGGTCGGCATAGTTGTAAGTGAGGATATAGCCGGAGATGAGGAAGAAGACGCCGACGAAGATGTAGCCGTTGTCGACGAAGGGATAGAGCAGGCCGAGGTGGGGAGGGGTGAAGTGGAAGAGCACGATGCTGAGGGCAAGCAGGGTGCGGATGCCGGTCAAGGCGGGCAGGGGTGGCTTGCGGATAGTTCTGAGTGGCGTCTGGGTGGGCGCGACAACGTCAGTGAAAGCGGTTGGCAAGGTACAGATTTCCTGTTTCGTTATTGTAGATGCTCGATTGGTGCGTTGGGCAGGGATGAGGACAGCAGAAAATGAGGCAGTTTCCGGCATTTTCAGCCGGATTATCTCTGCGAACGCTTGCTCAGGCGGTGACTAGCGAGCCCAGCTTTTCGCCGCCGACGACGCGGACGATGTTTCCCGGCTTCTTCATGCTGAACACCATCATGGGCATATTGTTGTCTTTGCAGAGAGAAACAGCGGTGGTGTCCATGACGCGGAGGTTGAGGCGGAGGATGTCGTTGTAGGTGATCTGCTCGAACTTGGTGGCTTCGGGGTTGGTTTTGGGGTCGGCGGTGTAGATGCCGTCGACGGAGGTGGCCTTGAGCAGGATGTCGGCCTTGATCTCCATGGCGCGGAGGCTGGCGGCGGTGTCGGTGGAGAAAAAGGGGTTGCCGGTGCCGGCGGCGAAGATGACGATGCGGCCCTTTTCGAGGTGGCGCATAGCGCGGCGACGGATGTAGGGCTCGGCGACCTGGTGCATCTCGATGGCGGACATGACGCGGCAGGTGAGGCCGCGCTTTTCGATGGCGTCCTGCATCGCGATGGAGTTAATGACGGTGGAGAGCATGCCCATGTGATCGGCGGCTACGCGGTCCATGTCGATGGCCTGCTGGGCTACGCCGCGGAAGAAGTTGCCTCCGCCGACGACGATGCCGATCTGGCAGCCGAGAGCGTGAACGGCTGCGATCTCTTCGGCTACTTTGTGGATGAAGATGGCGTCGATGCCGAAGCCGCTGCCCGCGGCAAGGGCTTCTCCGGAGAGCTTGAGGAGGACTCGCTTGTACATGTCAGGTTCAAGTATCGCATGGCGGAGGGGTTGGGCTTTCGGCTTGACTTTGCGATCAGTAGCCGATGGTGAAACGCTGGCGCTCGTGCTGAGGCTTTTCGAGTTCGTCCACGAGCGCGATGGCGTAGTCCTCCATGGAGATTTTACTGTTGCCCTGCGCGTCAGTGATGAGCTGGTCTTTGCCGAGGCGGAATTTGCCGGTGCGCTGGCCGGGTTCGAAGAAGGCTGCAGGACTGAAGGAGGTCCAGTTGATATCGGACTTTTTGATGAGGGCGAGGGCGTCGCTGTGGGACTTGGCGATGGCTTGCCACGCGGCGGGGAGATGGCCGCTGTCGAGCAGGGTGACGCCGGGAGCGACTTCGAGGCTGGCTGCTCCGCCGACATAGAGGAAGCGCGGGGCTTTGCCGGAGGTGCCGACTTGCTTGATTGCTTCGATGAAGTATTGAGTAACGGGAAGGATCTGGTCGGTGTTGTCCGCCGGAGGGGCGTACGCGCTGACGACGGCGTCGGCTCCCTTGATGTTAGCGGCGATGGCGGCGACGGAGTCTGCGTCTCCCTGCTTGATGGTGAGGTTGGGCTGAGGGGAGAGCTTTGCGGGGTCGCGGGTGATCGCGGTGACTTGGTGTCCGCGGCTGAGGAGTTCGGTGAGGATGCGGCTGCCAGAGTGGCCGGTGGCTCCGAAGAGGACGATGTGCATGTGGTTTCTCCCGTTAGGGATGAGATGTTGGATTTAGAGGAAAGAACCTGTTTTTTCGGGAGATTGGCACGAAAAAGCCCGGACTGGTGTCCGGGCTTTCTTTGCTGCTTTGGAGTTGAGGCTTAGGCCTGTGCTTCTTCGGTGGTGGCCTGGGCGGTGGTGGCTACGGTCCAGTTGGGATCGCCTACCTTGAAGCGGGCGAAGCGGCGGACGCTGATGTTTTCGCCGAGCTTGGCTACCTTGCCGGCGATGAGCTGCGCGATGGTCTGGGTCTGCTCCTTGATGAAGGGCTGGTCGAGCAGGCAGACCTCCTCGTAGAACTTGCTCATCTTGCCTTCGAGCATCTTCTCGACGATGTTCGCGGGCTTGCCGGACGCGGCGGCCTGGGCGCGGTAGACGTCCTTCTCGCGGGCGATGTCTTCGTCGGTGACGTCCTCGCGGCGAACATAGCGGGGATCGGTCGCGGCGATGTGCATGGCGACGTCGCGGAGCAGCTCCTGGAAATCAGTGGTGCGGGCGACGAAGTCGGACTCGCAGTTGAGTTCCACCAGAACGCCGATCTTGCCGCCAGCGTGAATGTAGGTTCCGACCGCGCCCTCATTGGTGGAGCGGGAGGCCTTCTTGGCGGCCGAAGCCATGCCGCGCTTGCGCAGGACGACGAAGGCGGCATCCATATCGCCCTTGGCTTCCTGGAGGGCCTTGAGGCAGTCGCCCATCGGGGCGCCGGACTTTTCGCGGAGTTCTTTGACGAGTTTTGCGTCGATCTTTACTGCGGTTTCCGTAGACATTCAGGTTTCCTTAAGTGCGGTTTCTGCGAAAAGGGGCGCAGGCTTCAGCCCGCGCCCCCAATCAAGGTAATAAAACGCTGTTACAAGCTGACGAATGCGCGCTCGTAACGCAAGGGGTTGCTTAGGCGCCGGTCTCGGCAGCAATGGACTCGGGCTCGTCGATGGTTGCCGCTGAGGGTGCCTTGCGGATGCCACCACCGAGGACAGCTTCGAGATCGACATTCTCGTCCTCGTCGACCGGGTCGGCGATGAGGGAAGACTGCGACTCGAGAACTTCGCCCTCTTCGCCTACGTGCTCAGGCGAAACTTCGGCCTGCTGAACGTCGGCGACTTCGGTGGCGAAGGCACGCTCGGAGACCATCTGGACGCCTTCATAGGCCGAGTCTGCGATCTTCGTGGTGAAGAGGCGGATGGCGCGGAGGGCGTCGTCGTTGCCGGGGATGACGTAATCAACAACCGTGGGGTCGCAGTTGGTGTCGACGACGGCGACGACCGGGATGCCGAGCTTGCGGGCTTCGGCGACGGCGATGGCTTCGTTGTTGGAGTCAACGACGAAGATGGCGTCGGGAAGGCGCTTCATGCTCTTGATACCGGAGAGGTTGGTCGAGAGGTGCTTGCGCTCGCGCTCGAGCTTGATGACTTCCTTCTTGGTGAGCAGCTCGTAGCGGCCGTCGGTGGACATGTCGTCCAGTTCCTGGAGGCGCTTGACCGACTTCTGCACGGTGACCCAGTTGGTGAGCAGACCGCCCAGCCAGCGGCTGTTGATGTAAGGCATGCCTGCGCGGGTGGCCTCTTCGGCGATGGCGTCCTGCGCCTGGCGCTTGGTGCCGACGAAGAGGACGAGCTTGCCGGTGGCGGTGAGGTCGGTGACGAACTTGGACGCTTCCTTGAACATCTTCAGCGTCTTCTGCAGGTCGATGATGTAAATGCCGTTGCGCTCGCCGAAGATGTATTCCTTCATCTTGGGGTTCCAGCGCTTGGTCTGATGTCCGAAGTGAACACCAGCTTCGAGCAGTTCCTTCATAGTGATACTGGCCATAGAGGCTCCTTGGTTTAGACAGCCGGACCGAATTGCTCCGGTGCCTGGATTGATCCCGCGTACGGGAGATTTGACTCCTGACCTTCCGGTGAACCGGAAGGGTGCTGCTGACGGCGATACATTTTCGCCGGTTGCTTCTTTGATCCGGACCACGAGAGCATCGAGGTCGAATCGAAAACTGTACCTCGGCGGCTAAAGCCGCGCCGCCGAGGTGAGATAGCGGCACGGCTGAAGCCGTGCCCTTAACACTTCAAGAACAAAAGCAACTGCAACTGCAAAACACTTTGCTGAAAGGCTCTTTTTATCGCTTCGAGAACTGGAAGCGAGCGCGTGCGCCCTTCTGTCCGTACTTCTTGCGCTCTTTACCACGCGAATCGCGGGTAACGAGGCCTTCTGCCTTGAGCGCCTTACGCAGCTCAGGGTTGAAGACCATGAGGGCGCGGGCGATGCCGAGCTTGACAGCGTCGGCCTGTCCCATGACGCCGCCACCCTTGACGGTGGTGATGACGTCGAAGGTCTCACCGATGTCGGCGATACCGAGCGAGCGGCGAGCTGCGGCGCGCTGCTG from Edaphobacter paludis includes:
- a CDS encoding beta-propeller fold lactonase family protein, which codes for MALVVSVAMGLGMTACGGGTVGFMWVLGTQYNQIAGFKIDDYTGNLTNIPHEPFTSGGANPVSLVVSPGGRYLYVVNEGVTPTSGNTSGTQQCGTNGSGVAEFSIGGDGVLTFQQCFASQGSMPVWAQMDSTGGFLYVLDQQAPNAVCGVNATPGSCVGDITVFSVANDTGRLTLVPNKQIKNADGTQLTYFPVGNTPIMMKAAGGGCLFTVDSGDQTVFPYSIGAGGQLTLPSNTTIQTNAGRLTSINAGSSADVYLTDAAPDANSPGGYILPYTVGSGCSLNTVTGGKVANLAQTSNPVFSMYAAGSSSNYLYVANQSTTNSNAPAYSSISAFSIDKTTGKLQMIANTQGNNPYPVGSGPVCMVEDPSSQYVYTSNNVDGTVTGFSLDKSTGQLSNLRRGSKFTATGLATCLAVSGNVN
- the rpsI gene encoding 30S ribosomal protein S9, whose translation is MADLIQYYGTGRRKSSIARVFLRPGSGNFTVNKKDVDVYFVTAQQRAAARRSLGIADIGETFDVITTVKGGGVMGQADAVKLGIARALMVFNPELRKALKAEGLVTRDSRGKERKKYGQKGARARFQFSKR
- a CDS encoding beta-propeller fold lactonase family protein, translated to MKLNNIGRGALASILSLAVGLGVTACSRDYTLAYVYVTTAAPLSAGSSTDGGVSAFAVDYQSGALTPLADSPIPAGKKPVTLVAGPASANGQFIYVVNHDDSTVMEFSIGTDGKLYLKNTYNTTGSLPTAAAIDAAGTFLYVTNTYQNGPNNTQLYTPASPGPGSVTIFPINKDGSLGTPATQNVGNLPVAIVASKLSNYVYVLDQENATTSPLGVILGYSENSSNGALTPTAGGTVVLNGVTVGNGYPAGTTPSAIAEDPSARFVYVTDKATNQLYGYLTGTGGALTTMTNGPFSTGTFPVSVTIDPRGKYMYVANYNDNTVSAYAIDVATGAPVSSTGSATTNVGTTPTCIAIEPAKGQYLYVSNYLDGTITGESLNSHNGGLTAVQNTPFPSSGLPTCAVAVANGSYGHPNQIINP
- the tsf gene encoding translation elongation factor Ts, with protein sequence MSTETAVKIDAKLVKELREKSGAPMGDCLKALQEAKGDMDAAFVVLRKRGMASAAKKASRSTNEGAVGTYIHAGGKIGVLVELNCESDFVARTTDFQELLRDVAMHIAATDPRYVRREDVTDEDIAREKDVYRAQAAASGKPANIVEKMLEGKMSKFYEEVCLLDQPFIKEQTQTIAQLIAGKVAKLGENISVRRFARFKVGDPNWTVATTAQATTEEAQA
- the pyrH gene encoding UMP kinase translates to MYKRVLLKLSGEALAAGSGFGIDAIFIHKVAEEIAAVHALGCQIGIVVGGGNFFRGVAQQAIDMDRVAADHMGMLSTVINSIAMQDAIEKRGLTCRVMSAIEMHQVAEPYIRRRAMRHLEKGRIVIFAAGTGNPFFSTDTAASLRAMEIKADILLKATSVDGIYTADPKTNPEATKFEQITYNDILRLNLRVMDTTAVSLCKDNNMPMMVFSMKKPGNIVRVVGGEKLGSLVTA
- a CDS encoding acyltransferase produces the protein MPTAFTDVVAPTQTPLRTIRKPPLPALTGIRTLLALSIVLFHFTPPHLGLLYPFVDNGYIFVGVFFLISGYILTYNYADRAATLNKRNFWVARFARLYPIYLLALIVSLKMLDDEWTARSHAEFWKGIVLTPFLLQGWSPNLATFWNTVAWTLSCEVMLYAAFPWLIRIPWPKTAGRLIALLLAIWAIGMVPHSLYLYLNPDHLAGPVTRYTSTYLVRFLKYTPLPYTCTFLVGVVLGKLQHVLSLTDRQRFAIATASVAALLVVFYGFVSDLPYLMMHGGLLIPLFAALVIGLSGSNPISAAFACRPLLIVGESSYCLYLLHFNVLILIRKYHLSAHLHLSALDPWFSYAFVILFSLAAFRFVENPARRAILNRFSTKPRAPQPAS
- the rpsB gene encoding 30S ribosomal protein S2, which gives rise to MASITMKELLEAGVHFGHQTKRWNPKMKEYIFGERNGIYIIDLQKTLKMFKEASKFVTDLTATGKLVLFVGTKRQAQDAIAEEATRAGMPYINSRWLGGLLTNWVTVQKSVKRLQELDDMSTDGRYELLTKKEVIKLERERKHLSTNLSGIKSMKRLPDAIFVVDSNNEAIAVAEARKLGIPVVAVVDTNCDPTVVDYVIPGNDDALRAIRLFTTKIADSAYEGVQMVSERAFATEVADVQQAEVSPEHVGEEGEVLESQSSLIADPVDEDENVDLEAVLGGGIRKAPSAATIDEPESIAAETGA
- a CDS encoding NAD(P)-dependent oxidoreductase, which translates into the protein MHIVLFGATGHSGSRILTELLSRGHQVTAITRDPAKLSPQPNLTIKQGDADSVAAIAANIKGADAVVSAYAPPADNTDQILPVTQYFIEAIKQVGTSGKAPRFLYVGGAASLEVAPGVTLLDSGHLPAAWQAIAKSHSDALALIKKSDINWTSFSPAAFFEPGQRTGKFRLGKDQLITDAQGNSKISMEDYAIALVDELEKPQHERQRFTIGY